From a single Wenzhouxiangella sp. XN24 genomic region:
- a CDS encoding AbgT family transporter, which produces MNPGDQDKSQSFSRWVERVGHKIPDPVIIFMSFYPIAFIATILLGGHTFETMGAGGETISYQILPMYESEHVRWIFDNALLRNWLAFGNGVLAVILVVMLAIGVAENSGLFAALIKRVGTHIPQAWLPLLLMFLGITSSVATDAGYLVLIPLAGLLYAGLGRNPLIGMATAFAGVSAGFSANLIPGTPIDVIIGMNAQVFAESQGVPFTTAEGVPLRPATMHYWFIATSTVVLAFTGAWVTRRFVEPKLDGQPFELPPEIGLNEFEASAAERKGLRAAGFGLLVAAAAIGGLALGPLGAYTDAEGTRVLPFLNNIILLISLFFIIEGLFFGYASGNFRRVGDVVKAMVKQMNTMGYILVLTFFSYNFLGLLSYSGLGSYITYLGAEGLVALGLQQFPVLLLIGFVLTTAVINLFIGGLTSKWMLLGPIFVPMLYFVNPAMTPDLVAAAFRVADSATNIITPMMVYSGVILAFMRKYRPGLGFGDMLLIMLPYSIVFMIVWTALLVTFFVFSIPLGF; this is translated from the coding sequence ATGAACCCCGGGGACCAGGACAAGAGCCAGTCTTTCAGCCGCTGGGTGGAGCGGGTAGGGCACAAGATCCCCGATCCGGTGATCATTTTCATGTCGTTCTACCCGATCGCCTTCATCGCCACGATCCTGCTCGGCGGCCACACGTTCGAGACCATGGGCGCCGGTGGCGAGACGATCAGCTACCAGATCCTGCCGATGTACGAGTCCGAGCACGTCCGCTGGATCTTCGACAACGCCTTGCTGCGCAACTGGCTGGCCTTCGGCAACGGCGTACTCGCGGTCATCCTGGTGGTCATGCTGGCGATCGGCGTGGCGGAGAACTCCGGGCTGTTCGCCGCACTGATCAAGCGCGTCGGCACCCATATCCCGCAGGCCTGGCTGCCGCTGCTGTTGATGTTTCTCGGCATCACGAGCTCCGTGGCGACCGACGCCGGATACCTGGTGCTGATCCCGCTGGCCGGGCTGCTTTACGCCGGGCTCGGGCGCAATCCGTTGATCGGCATGGCCACGGCGTTCGCAGGCGTCTCCGCCGGCTTCAGCGCCAACCTGATTCCCGGTACCCCGATCGACGTGATCATCGGCATGAATGCCCAGGTGTTCGCCGAGTCCCAGGGCGTGCCTTTCACCACCGCGGAGGGCGTGCCGCTGCGCCCGGCTACCATGCATTACTGGTTCATCGCCACGTCCACCGTCGTGCTGGCCTTCACCGGGGCCTGGGTGACCCGGCGCTTCGTCGAGCCGAAGCTCGACGGCCAGCCTTTCGAGCTCCCCCCGGAAATCGGACTGAATGAATTCGAAGCCAGTGCCGCCGAGCGCAAGGGATTGCGCGCCGCAGGCTTCGGGCTGCTGGTGGCGGCGGCGGCGATCGGCGGCCTCGCCCTCGGGCCGCTCGGGGCTTACACGGACGCCGAGGGCACTCGCGTCCTGCCGTTTTTGAACAACATCATCCTGCTGATCTCGCTGTTCTTCATCATCGAGGGCCTGTTCTTCGGCTACGCCTCGGGCAACTTCCGCCGCGTGGGCGACGTCGTCAAGGCCATGGTGAAGCAGATGAACACCATGGGATACATCCTGGTGCTGACCTTTTTCAGCTACAACTTCCTCGGGCTGCTCAGCTACAGCGGGCTGGGCTCCTATATCACCTACCTGGGCGCGGAAGGCCTGGTGGCGCTGGGGCTGCAGCAATTCCCGGTGCTGCTGTTAATCGGCTTCGTGCTGACCACGGCCGTCATCAACCTGTTCATCGGCGGGTTGACGTCGAAGTGGATGCTGCTGGGACCGATCTTCGTGCCCATGCTGTATTTCGTGAACCCGGCCATGACGCCCGACCTGGTGGCGGCGGCCTTCCGCGTGGCGGACTCGGCCACCAATATCATCACGCCAATGATGGTCTACTCGGGGGTGATCCTGGCCTTCATGCGCAAGTACCGCCCGGGACTCGGATTCGGCGACATGCTGCTGATCATGCTGCCGTACTCGATCGTGTTCATGATCGTCTGGACGGCCCTGCTGGTGACGTTTTTCGTGTTCTCGATCCCGCTAGGTTTCTGA